The genomic stretch GCGCGATTCGGCGACGTCGCCTGCCAGTCCCGAATGACCGTAGGTCGGTATGCCGGCATTGCGAAGGTAGCTGCCGTCGGTGGCGCCGGCGCTCATCGTCGGCAGCACCACCGCGCCGGGCCAGAATTCGGCCGACAGCTTCGTGATCGGCCCGATGACTTCGTCGCTGAGGGCCGAAGGTTCGCTGAGCGTCGGCGGATCGATCTGCGTCACCGCGATCTGATCGTCGGCCAGCACGCGTTCCAGCGTTGCCTTCACCCCGTCGATCGGCTCGCCGGGCATGACCCGGCAATTGACCTTGGCGGTCGCCAACGGCGGCAGCGCATTGATCGCTACCCCACCTTCAAGCAATGTCGCGACGCATGTCGTTCGCAATTGTGCGTTGAGGCCCGGATTGGCCGAAAGACGCACCACCGGCAACGAAGTGGGATCGGTTTGTCCCGACAACACCGCGCGCAAATCGTCGGCCACCTGGCCGCCGTCCATCTGCGCGGTACGTTCGAAATAGACCCGGGTCGTCTCGTTCAGGTTCACCGGAAAGCTGAAGGCCGCAAGCCGGGTCAATCCCGCCGCCAGCCGGTAGATCGCATTGTCCTTGACCGGAACGGCGCTGTGACCGCCCTTGTTCTTGACCGTCAGCGCGTAGCTCACCGAGACCTTTTCGCTGGTCTGCACCGAGGTGCGGATCGGCTTGCCGTCCTTCAGCCCGACGCCGCCGCCTTCATTGAGTGCGAATTCGGCATCGATCAGGTCGCGTTGGTTTTTCAAGAGCCATTGAATGCCGAGCCCATCCTTGTCCAAAATCTCTTCATCGGTCTCCAGCGCCACGATGATATCGCGGTCCGGTTTGTAACCCTCCTGCCGGTAACGAATGAGGTTGGCGATGAAGGAGGCCGCCATGTATTTGTCGTCGCCGCTGCCGCGCGCATAAAAATATCCTTCCTGCTCGGTCAGTTTGAACGGGTCGGTCGACCAGTCCTCACGGCTGGCCGGGACCACATCGATGTGAGCCACCAGCAGGATCGGTTTGCGCGCGCCGGTACCGTGGAGGCGCGCGACCAGATTGCCCTTGTGCGGCGCCGGCGAGAAGGCGTGGACATCGGCATCGGGAAAACCCGCGGCACGCAGGCGTGCGGCCATGGCTTCGGCCGCCTTCGCGGTGTCGCCGGTCGCGGTCACCGTGTTGATCTCGATCAGCTCCTTGTAGATGTCCAAGGCGCGCTGCTGGTTGGGATTCAAACCTTCGGTGGCAGCCTGTCCGGGCGCGACCAAGGCGATCGACAACAGAGCCGCCGCCGACAGCACGACAAAGCGACGCGGCCGCCACGCTAACTCAGAACCGGAAATCCGACGCATCTCATCCATCCTTCAATTCGATTGGCCCGAAGCTATTTCGAGTCCTTCGCAGCAACGACCTCGATCTCGACCAGAAATCCGGGATTGGCCAGTGCGGCGACGCCGACAACCGAACGCGCCGGCAGATTTGGCTGCGCGCCGCCGAAAAACTGGGTGTATCCCTCCATGAAGGCCTTGAAGTCCATCGGCGCGCGCGCGTCGTGGACCAGAAACACCTGCATCTTGACGACGTCGCCGATGCCGAGCCCCTGCCCTTCAAGGATCGCCTTGATCTTGTTGAGCACACCGACCGTCTGGGTCCTGGTGTCGCCATAGGCCTGCGGGCTGGCCGGGTCGGCGTCCTTGTTGACCAGGGGCGGCACCTGACCGCTGACGTAATAAGTGACGGCGTCGCCGGATACCCGCACCGCCTGGGCGATCGGAAACGTCGAATTGGGAATCGGATAGCGCACGATCTCGGCTTCAACGGCGCTTGAGCCGAGCAGCAAGGCGGCCAGCGCGAGCATTGCATGTTTCATCTTCGTCTCCCCCTGATGGCGATCATTTCTCCGGCCGAGCCAGCTTGACATCCTCGGCGCTGACCGCGTCCCGGTATTCGTTGCCAAAATGCGTCCGGACGTAATTCACCACGGCGGCGACCTGGGCATCGCTCATCATGGCGCCGACCGGCGGCATGGCCCGCTGGCCCCGGACCACGACATGAACCGGATAATTTCCGGCCTCGAGATTGCTGTCTTTCGCGAGCGACGGATAGGTGCCGGCGCCAACCGCGCCTTTGCCATCGGACATATGGCAACCCTGGCACGCGCTCGCGAACAATTCTTCGCCGGTCGATTCCGTAAATCTGAACCCCGGACTCAGCGCCGGCGGCCGCGAACGCGCTTCCTCGTCCGCGTGCGCCGCAGATGCTGCCAGTGACATCATCCCGACGCCCAGCACGACGGCGAGGAGAAAATGGCTGTGCGGCTTCGTCGCATTCGATTTCACGGGTGTGGTCTGGATTGGCGGCATCGCATCAGGTCCTGACGACACGTTCATGCAGCCGCGTGATGGCGTTGAGCGACGACAATATCGCGCCCTCCTGCCACGCCGGAATATAGGAGGCGTGCTCGCCGGCGAGAACAATCCTGCCGTCGATCTGACACAGATTGTCGTAGTGCTCGTCCCGCATTTTCTCGGTCCAGCTTCCGGCGCAGCCCAGGGTGAAGGGCACCCGATGCCAGG from Bradyrhizobium sp. Ash2021 encodes the following:
- a CDS encoding M20/M25/M40 family metallo-hydrolase; protein product: MRRISGSELAWRPRRFVVLSAAALLSIALVAPGQAATEGLNPNQQRALDIYKELIEINTVTATGDTAKAAEAMAARLRAAGFPDADVHAFSPAPHKGNLVARLHGTGARKPILLVAHIDVVPASREDWSTDPFKLTEQEGYFYARGSGDDKYMAASFIANLIRYRQEGYKPDRDIIVALETDEEILDKDGLGIQWLLKNQRDLIDAEFALNEGGGVGLKDGKPIRTSVQTSEKVSVSYALTVKNKGGHSAVPVKDNAIYRLAAGLTRLAAFSFPVNLNETTRVYFERTAQMDGGQVADDLRAVLSGQTDPTSLPVVRLSANPGLNAQLRTTCVATLLEGGVAINALPPLATAKVNCRVMPGEPIDGVKATLERVLADDQIAVTQIDPPTLSEPSALSDEVIGPITKLSAEFWPGAVVLPTMSAGATDGSYLRNAGIPTYGHSGLAGDVAESRAHGRDERIPVKSFFEGNEYLYRLVKAFAGGQ
- a CDS encoding RidA family protein, which gives rise to MKHAMLALAALLLGSSAVEAEIVRYPIPNSTFPIAQAVRVSGDAVTYYVSGQVPPLVNKDADPASPQAYGDTRTQTVGVLNKIKAILEGQGLGIGDVVKMQVFLVHDARAPMDFKAFMEGYTQFFGGAQPNLPARSVVGVAALANPGFLVEIEVVAAKDSK
- a CDS encoding cytochrome c, with amino-acid sequence MPPIQTTPVKSNATKPHSHFLLAVVLGVGMMSLAASAAHADEEARSRPPALSPGFRFTESTGEELFASACQGCHMSDGKGAVGAGTYPSLAKDSNLEAGNYPVHVVVRGQRAMPPVGAMMSDAQVAAVVNYVRTHFGNEYRDAVSAEDVKLARPEK